The genomic segment GATATTAGCAGAAGAAGCAAGGTCAAacagggttagtggtggtgttttTTCCCCTGGTATTTGACTGTATGCCCTCTGTAGAAGTTTTGCTGCTGGCTTTGGAGCGGTCGTGCATCAGGGCTAGATATGGATCCTGCTGCGGCTCCTCTCATGTTATCTCTCTCATAGAGGGACTGCAGGCCAGGGGACTAGAAAGGCATATTGCTGCAATATACTGATAAAACAAAGCCTTCACTATCAGCATCCTCGTAGACCAAAACAATATAATCCAATGGCTAAGTAATTGGCCTCAGCTTGATTTATTCAAGTGTTTGATTGGCTCAGGCTTTTCCCCGACAAACAAAACTGTAAGCATTATGGcttgttttttaattgtacCTGTAGGCTTACTTTAACAACAGACCTCTCAGAACCTTTTAGTCTCAAACAAAATGGCTGAGAGGCAAGGCACGCAGAGTTGGTAAATAAATGATACTGTAGATATGTGCGGCATAGCTAATGATGCGTGGGAAAGCCGATGGGCATGGCAGCTGCTCTCACTTTTTCTGTAtgatggtggggggggattTGCAGCAAGTCAGGCCACCGTACAACAACAGCCTAAATTTATACCAGCACAGTGAGAACAAAGCACCCAAAATGGCTTCAAAACCCTGGGCAATAcaacagaccagaccagacagcCTTTGAAGCAGAGGGTGTCTGTTTGAAGGTTTCGctgaatatttattttccttatcTGAAGATGAGATGTGATACAAAGGCCTCCTGAGGAGAGAGAAGTGGGTTaatgatattgtgtgtgtgtgtgtatggtatgtgtgtgtgtgtgtgtgtgaggatacATGCATGTCGTAGAGATAACAtcctgtacagacacacacacacagacattcaagcacacacacacacaaatgcgcaccctcaaacacaaacacacacgctaacaatACTATTTTAATCTTCCTCCCCAGCCTACAAAGAGAAGATGAAGGAGATCTCAGTTATATCGCTGATCTGCTCCTGCCTCTATCCAGAGAGCCGCAAGGACATCCTTGGGGACTTTGAAGGTACGTCGGGACCTGTTGGAGACGCCAGCAAAAGTTCTCCAGATGCAAACAGAAAATACTTTAACGTAGCCAGACACTTTTCAGTTTCCCAAGGCGTTTTGTTCAGAAGTTAGCACTTTGTAATTTACCTTCTCATGTATATTTTTGacttacaattacaattagggcatttagcagacgcttttatccaaagtaacttacacattgacacaccgacggcagacaggcagctcatcaggagcagttagggttaagtctcttgctcagggacacatcaacactcagctaggaggaactggggatcgaactagcgaccattcagttacaagacaactctacccaggggcgccgaaaagggggggtaaaggagacggattctaggggcccatgatggaggggggcccagagaggcccctaatgatgatgaaattataatacagaaaaaataatgacactaagtaaagattcttttcatggggcccaaaatccctagcggcgcccctgactctaccacctgagctaggCCGACTTCTCTTTTAAATTATTGAATTTCTTTGATTGTCGTTAAATGTCTTTCAAATGGGATTCCTGTGTATGCAAAGCACCCAgaagtgtctttgtgtttgaagGGTACTATAAACATCCCTTGCCTTTTTCTCAAGAATAAGATAAGTCTTACCTTTCTCTTGAATCTGCACACATACTACCTAATCAAAGATGATTCTATAAGTCCAATACAATAAGtcttataaatgtaaatgtaaatatcagtctaaTACCACGTGTATAATACTTCTGTTTTGTTgacccttccttccttccttccttccttccttccttccttccttccttccttccttccttccttccttccttccttccttccttccatccttccttccttccttccttctgtccttccttccttccctctgtcCTTTCCTGACGTTTCCAAaattcaaccaatcacagagaaGCCCTCTGCTTTGCTCGCAGACATGGACATCAAGCCCATCAACAAGCGGGCCTCGGGCCAGGCCTTCGAGGTGATCCTGAAGTCCCCGTCCCCCGTGTCCGACGCCTCCCACTGcgtcaccaccccccccaagaAGGACATCTCCCTGGAGGACATCCAGAAGAAGCTGGAGGCAGCTGAGGACCGGAGGAGAGTAAGTCTACCTCTTCttactcttcttcttcttcttcctcctcctccctccagcgcCCAGCTGCCACCCGTCATCTGTCTGACGGATGATAACAGTAGACGTCTCCAGGGCGACACACTGAGCCCCTTTTGCTCGCATGTGTGACTGAAAGACCAAGCTGTGCttgcgcaaaaaaaaaaaacgtgaacCACCTACTTTTCAGAGGATTGTGTTAAATTTAGCAcgaaaaaatatattgtttgtTGTCAGTTGTATGCATTTATGATTGTTAATATTGCATTATGAGTGCTTGTGTTACAATATGATTTTAGGGGTGTGACGCTTCAGTGAATTGCAAAAAGCCGATCCATTCACCAACACGCATGTCTTTGTTAGCCCCTAATTCTTTAAACGTAGGAGACAGCCTTTGAGCCCCGTATAAAGCCCCAGGGTGGCAATCTCTGTGTTGAAAATCATTGAGGGAGTTTATGCTGATTAGACGCAGGCGGCCAATGAAGCTCATCATATTTTAATGAGCTTTGGTGCTGACACACCATGATGTGTTGCTTAGTGGGGTATGTTGTACAACCTATGATCCATGTTTAGTGGCTGGCTGCGtcaggatggtggtggtggtgctgttgccGATAAAGAGATGCCTCTGATCGGCCAATCGGCTAATTCCTGCGTTTCATTGATTGCTGCATCAATACAATCAACCATGAAGCTTAGGCATTGATCAGTCCCCAACCAACAGATCGATCAACCTATCTAAGGCTGCTTGTCAAAGGCCTTGTGTAGCTCAAATTGCTTAAGGTCCTATGATATATACACAGAGGCAAAAGACATTTTTTATATTCGCTTTGTTGCAATATAATAGATCTGTTCCAAAATAACAagaattccctctctctctctctctctctctttctctctctctctctctctctctctctctctctctctctcccagtcccaGGAGGCCCAGGTGTTGCGGGCCCTGGCGGAGAAGAGGGACCACGAGCGCGACGTGCTGATGAAGGCCATGGAGGAGAACAGCAACTTCAGCCGCATGGCCGAAGAGAAGCTGCAGCTGAAGATGGAGCAGATCCAGGAGAACCGGATGGCCTACCTGGCCTCCATCATGGAGCGCCTGCAggagaaggtgaggaggaggaggagaaggaggaggaggaagaggtggggggagatagagggggaggacggggaggaggtgggaggagagagaaggggaagtggaggaggaggaggaggtggggaggaggaggaggagttgggggagagagaggggagaagagagaggagaaccgCATGTCCTACCTGGCCTCCATCATGGAGCGCCTGCAggagaaggtgaggaggaggaggaggagtaggaggaggaggaggaggaggaggagagggggagcaaAAAGCATGGAGAGGGAAgagattatgaaaaaaaaaaaacgttggtgGGGAAGAGAGGACATTGAGTCTCAATCTTTTTCAAACGCATTGCAAGCCgagtaggagaaggagaaagatgaaggggggggaagaggaatGAGCTGTTGAAAAGAGAGAGGTAAGGTAAGgatcaggagaggaggaggaggaggaggaggaggaggaggaggaggaggggaggaagaggggaggaagaggaggaggaggaggaggaggaggaggaaggtctTTCTTGGCAGAGAAGGAGCGGCAGCATGGGACTGCAGGGTAAAAGATCTAAtgctgggagggagagggagagggttggagactgaactatatactgtatatgaagGTCAGTAATTTGCTGCAACCAAGCAAAAACTCCCCACAAGATCATAAAAAATGTGTGTCCTTTTGTGTCtttgcgcgtgtgcgtgcgtgtccgtgtgcgtgtgtaggagAAACATGGCCAGGAGGTGCGCAGGAACAAGGAGCTGAGGGAAGAGATCACAGCGTGAACACGCCAACACGCGACGCCGCCTGCCTCCCCTGCGCCAGATACAcccacatgaccccccccaccccccaaccaccacctgTTACCACCTGACCCCCTGCCCACACCCTCCTACcgctacccctcccccctccagccacCTCCCCACTCCGCCATTCAcccatactactactactactattactactactactactcctattacttctactactactacaaaacTATCAGCGCCTTGTGTGGGGGGAGACGTTTAAAATTACAGATAGCATAGCAAAGCAGGGggggaaacaaaataaaataatttaaaaaacggaataaaaaaaatgtgattaatgtacccctctccccccaaacAAAAGAATGTTTTTGCTCTGTTTCaaatgtgagaaaaaaaaaaacgaattgacaAAGTGACAGTAGATATTGGTTTTGTGTAaatacttcttttttttgttatataCTGTACGATTCAAGCAGCAAAAGTATTGATTGCCGTGTGccattttatatataattttcCTCTCCCTACATATATGGACGTAATCCTTCATTGGTTCATTCATTTctattgtttgtttttcgtTGAAATTTCTCTTGTACGGTAACAGGCTTTGGTGATTGTTGTGAGTTTGCTAGCTAGCTGACGTTCGTCGTAATTGGTCGCATCCCGACTAGGCCCTGCCCCCCCTGTTCTCGTTCCCGCCCACTGCTGACCTGAACTTAAAGGTACAGGGTGCGTAACTACACCTGATCTAGAGACGGGAACGAGAGCATGGCGGTCAGCTGAGGTCTTTTTCTGTGTCCGTGTGGAGAACCTAAACATCGTATATCCACTCCCGGCAGGTGGTGGATGAGCGTAGGCCCACCAATAGGAAAACACCACGACTACGACAGCATTTAAAATAGCCCTCTACTTCTCTACACTTTCCACTGTCCAGACGCCTCTGCCTCTATACTACACTTCCGTCTGACACAGGTTTTAAAGAAACATACATAGGAATGTACTCACTCACTGGCTGTCCAGAAACGGGCCGGATTCAGCAAATCACAGCAAACTATTGCTGAATTCTGTCTCCGTAGCAACACAGCTCATTCTCATCCCTGATCAATGGCTGGCCTGAGTTGGAAAAACAAACTGTCATCACGAAGATGACCGTACATTATCCATTCTGATGACTCGACCGTTAAAGTATTTGAATGCATGGCAACACATTTGACAGAATTATTGATTAAGAAAAACAGATGCATTTTCCAAGCACATCCCATTTTTGTCAGAAAAGTAAAAGGCTACAGTGTAACATCCGCTTCTAGTGAAGTAACCATTCCCATATTATGTTGTGTGGATCACATTACATACCTGTGTACTTTGTGCCAGATAGTAGGAGCAATGCCAAATCTGAGAAACAAACCGTTCCTTATGAATATGTCAGTATTTGTTCGCTATTGGATGCCCGCCAAATGAAAGAAGTCattcattcaaaataaacacaattagAAATGTTGAAGCCATACACAATAGGTAATCGCTTGGAATATGTCAAGCCTACACAATATTATCTGAAACACTCGTATCGCACATTACCAGGGATGTTAATGCATGGGTTCGAGACCCAGCAGTCACATTGACACTGCTGGcctttttgagtgtgtgtatgtatttcatGGAAGGGTGGGTAGATAGATTACATTAGTGCCACGTGCTTTTTTTCTCTGGTTAAAAATACAACACAAAGTATAATGTCACTCATCATCACTTACAGTACACTATGTGGTTAAAGGCTACTGAATATCTGTTGCACATGGTTTCAGAAATTCGCCACACCTACTTGCCTGCCcgcctttctctcgctctcttgccgTCTGTGTGTTTCCCCTTCTCCATGTGTACCTTTGTGAGCAAGCAGTGGTTATTAAAGATTTGGGATTCATGGAATGAAATTGGAATTAAGTGTGGATCTTTTTTCATGTATATAGTTCAAACTTTTCACATAAAACTAATATAATTATATGTTCAATCTAAATCTACATCTACATTATTTATCCTAATCTTAATCTGAGGCCAAATCGTTTATATAAATTGAAATCTTTATCTATAAATATAAGTCCTAAATCGAATCCTTACTGCTAA from the Gadus morhua chromosome 22, gadMor3.0, whole genome shotgun sequence genome contains:
- the stmn2b gene encoding stathmin-2b isoform X1 produces the protein MAKTAIAYKEKMKEISVISLICSCLYPESRKDILGDFEEKPSALLADMDIKPINKRASGQAFEVILKSPSPVSDASHCVTTPPKKDISLEDIQKKLEAAEDRRRSQEAQVLRALAEKRDHERDVLMKAMEENSNFSRMAEEKLQLKMEQIQENRMAYLASIMERLQEKEKHGQEVRRNKELREEITA
- the stmn2b gene encoding stathmin-2b isoform X2, which translates into the protein MAKTAIAYKEKMKEISVISLICSCLYPESRKDILGDFEDMDIKPINKRASGQAFEVILKSPSPVSDASHCVTTPPKKDISLEDIQKKLEAAEDRRRSQEAQVLRALAEKRDHERDVLMKAMEENSNFSRMAEEKLQLKMEQIQENRMAYLASIMERLQEKEKHGQEVRRNKELREEITA